The DNA region ATGAATTTGAAACAATTAGACAATTTGGTGGATTAAGTGGATTTACTAAGCCAAAAGAATCCGAAGCTGATTATTTTGTTGCAGGACATAGCTCTACATCTATTTCTCTAGCCGTAGGAGCTGCTAAAAGTATCAAACTAAGAAAAGAGGATAGAATCCCTGTTGTTATGATAGGAGATGGTTCTATGACTGCTGGAATGGTTTATGAAGGTTTAAATGAATTAGGTGATTTAAAACTTCCAGTTGTAATAATCTTAAATGACAATGAAATGTCAATAGCAAAACCAATTGGAGCAATTTCTAAATATCTTTCAAAAATACTTGCAGGTAAATTTTATCAAAACTTTAGAGATAGAGTAGATAGAAATATTGTGCAAAAACTTCCTGATGGAGCAACATATATTGCAAAAAAAATGGAAGAGAGTATGAAACTTATTACTCCAGGTATTTTATTTGAAGAAATGGGTGTTGATTATATCGGACCAATTGATGGACATAATTTAGAAGAAGTTATAGAGACTTTAGAACTTGCAAAAGGAATGGGCAAACCTGTAATTGTGCACGCTCATACAGTTAAAGGAAAAGGTTATTCTATTGCTGAGGGTCAACATGAACATTGGCATGGAGTAGGTCCATTTAATGTTGATGATGGAAAATTTGTAAAAAAATCAAGTGTTAAATCTGCAACAGCAGTATTTGCTGATGGATTATTAGATTTAGCAAAAAAATATGAAAATGTAGTAGGTGTAACTGCTGCAATGCCAAGTGGAACAGGTATTGATAAACTTATGAGTGAATTCCCTGATAGATTTTGGGATGTAGCAATTGCAGAGCAACATGCAGTAACATCTATGGCTGCAATGGCAAAAGAGGGATTTAAGCCTTTTATTACTATTTATTCTACATTTTTACAAAGAGGTTTTGACCAAATAATACATGATGTATGTCTAATGGATCTTCCTGTTGTTTTTGCAATAGATAGAGCAGGAATTGTTGGGAATGATGGAGAGACACACCAAGGTGCTTTTGATATCTCTTATTTAAGATTTATTCCAAATATGATTTTATGTGCACCAAGAGACAATGAAACTTTAAGTTATGCCTTAGAATTTGGTTATGAAGCAAAAAGTCCATGTGCAATAAGGTATCCAAGAGGAGCTTTTGTTGATATTGATTATAAAGCTAGTAAATTTGTGCTTGGATGTGCAGAACTTTTAAAAGAGGGGACTTCTAAAAAACTATTGATAGGTTATGGGGCAGGAGTTTCAAGAGCAATTGAAACAGAAAAACTTCATAAAGAAGATATTGCAGTTTTAGACTTAAGATTTGTAAAACCACTTGATAAAGAAAAATTAAAAGAACTATCTAAAAAATATAATGATTGGTATGTTTTCTCTGATTCACAATTTGAAGGTGGAGTAGCAAGTGCAATACTTGAATTTTTAAATAAAGATAAAATCTGTGTAAAT from Arcobacter sp. LA11 includes:
- the dxs gene encoding 1-deoxy-D-xylulose-5-phosphate synthase, whose protein sequence is MEIKNKNLEELEQICSDIRARIIDVVSRKGGHFSSTLGAVELTVAMHKVFDVKKDPFIYDVSHQCYPHKLINGRWDEFETIRQFGGLSGFTKPKESEADYFVAGHSSTSISLAVGAAKSIKLRKEDRIPVVMIGDGSMTAGMVYEGLNELGDLKLPVVIILNDNEMSIAKPIGAISKYLSKILAGKFYQNFRDRVDRNIVQKLPDGATYIAKKMEESMKLITPGILFEEMGVDYIGPIDGHNLEEVIETLELAKGMGKPVIVHAHTVKGKGYSIAEGQHEHWHGVGPFNVDDGKFVKKSSVKSATAVFADGLLDLAKKYENVVGVTAAMPSGTGIDKLMSEFPDRFWDVAIAEQHAVTSMAAMAKEGFKPFITIYSTFLQRGFDQIIHDVCLMDLPVVFAIDRAGIVGNDGETHQGAFDISYLRFIPNMILCAPRDNETLSYALEFGYEAKSPCAIRYPRGAFVDIDYKASKFVLGCAELLKEGTSKKLLIGYGAGVSRAIETEKLHKEDIAVLDLRFVKPLDKEKLKELSKKYNDWYVFSDSQFEGGVASAILEFLNKDKICVNVRSFEYKDDFINHGDTKLIEEDLGLLPSQLVNKIN